One genomic region from Streptomyces venezuelae encodes:
- a CDS encoding acyl carrier protein encodes MSKQEFTIEDLKRILLEGAGADEGVDLDGDILDADFEELGYESLALLETGGRIEREYGISLDDEIFTENRTPRTLVVAINTYLGELASAA; translated from the coding sequence ATGTCGAAGCAGGAATTCACCATCGAGGACCTCAAGCGCATCCTGCTGGAGGGCGCCGGCGCCGACGAGGGCGTCGACCTCGACGGCGACATCCTCGACGCCGACTTCGAGGAGCTGGGCTACGAGTCCCTCGCGCTCCTGGAGACCGGCGGCCGCATCGAGCGGGAGTACGGCATCTCCCTCGACGACGAGATATTCACCGAGAACCGCACCCCGCGCACCCTCGTGGTGGCGATCAACACCTACCTCGGGGAGCTCGCGTCCGCCGCGTAG
- a CDS encoding ScbR family autoregulator-binding transcription factor — protein sequence MSKQERAARTRNALIRSAADLFERHGYVKASLDEISSGAGVSRGALHFHFANKAAVADAVETAAALSLRRAADDAGPAHVNALQALVDLSHALARLLHKEVVVRAGFRLNCETGLHTDLSLRRQWQRCVQRLVAQAAREKVLAAGVSQERFVATVVAATTGFEVLSRSDRDWLSPYALAGFWQLLLPAVASPRVLGGLDPSGTDSVRDGAPGLPGQFAPIRDVRPH from the coding sequence GTGAGCAAACAGGAGCGGGCCGCCCGTACCCGCAACGCGCTGATCCGCTCGGCGGCCGATCTCTTCGAGCGGCACGGCTACGTCAAGGCCAGCCTGGACGAGATCAGTTCGGGCGCCGGCGTGAGCCGTGGCGCCCTGCACTTCCACTTCGCGAACAAGGCCGCCGTGGCCGACGCCGTCGAGACGGCCGCCGCCCTCTCCCTGCGCAGGGCGGCGGACGACGCCGGGCCGGCGCACGTGAACGCCCTGCAGGCGCTGGTGGACCTCTCGCACGCGCTGGCGCGCCTGCTGCACAAGGAGGTGGTGGTGCGCGCCGGGTTCCGGCTCAACTGTGAGACGGGGCTGCACACCGACCTCAGCCTCCGCCGGCAGTGGCAGCGATGCGTGCAGAGGCTCGTGGCCCAGGCCGCGCGCGAGAAGGTGCTCGCCGCGGGGGTGTCGCAGGAGCGATTCGTCGCCACCGTGGTGGCCGCGACCACCGGGTTCGAGGTGCTGAGCAGGAGTGACAGGGACTGGCTGTCCCCCTACGCGCTCGCGGGGTTCTGGCAGTTGCTGCTGCCGGCGGTGGCCTCCCCGCGTGTGCTGGGAGGGCTCGATCCGAGCGGTACGGACTCGGTGCGCGACGGTGCGCCGGGTCTGCCCGGGCAGTTCGCGCCCATCAGGGACGTGCGGCCCCACTGA
- a CDS encoding ketosynthase chain-length factor, translating into MSAKTIITGIGVATPNGLGVDDFWAATRVGKNAIDRITRFDASSYPSQLAGEIRGFEASDHLPSRLIPQTDRMTRLALVAADCAFEDAGVKPGDIPEFDMGVVTASTSGGFEFGQNELQKLWSQGSQYVSAYQSFAWFYAVNSGQISIRNGMRGPSGVVVSDHAGGLDAIAQARRQIRKGSKLIFSGGFDASICPWGWVAQIAGGRLSTSDQPERAYLPFDAAAGGYVPGEGGALLILEDRQSALERDAENVYGEVAGYGSTFDPKPGSGREPGLRRAIEVALADAGVEAGQVDVVFADAAGTPQLDREEADAITAVFGPAGVPVTAPKTMIGRLYSGAGPVDVVSAVLAIREGLIPPTTNVVLSPDYDIDLVTGQPRTASVRTALVLARGYGGFNSAVVIRAVD; encoded by the coding sequence GTGAGCGCCAAGACGATCATCACCGGTATCGGCGTCGCCACCCCCAACGGGCTCGGCGTGGACGACTTCTGGGCTGCGACCCGGGTCGGAAAGAACGCCATCGACCGGATCACCCGCTTCGACGCCTCGTCCTACCCGTCGCAACTGGCGGGTGAGATCAGGGGGTTCGAGGCGTCGGACCACCTGCCCAGCAGGCTGATCCCGCAGACCGACCGGATGACCCGGCTCGCCCTCGTCGCGGCGGACTGCGCCTTCGAGGACGCCGGGGTCAAGCCGGGCGACATCCCCGAGTTCGACATGGGCGTCGTCACCGCATCCACGTCGGGCGGCTTCGAGTTCGGCCAGAACGAGCTGCAGAAGCTGTGGAGCCAGGGCAGCCAGTACGTCAGCGCGTACCAGTCCTTCGCCTGGTTCTACGCCGTCAACAGCGGCCAGATCTCCATCCGCAACGGGATGCGCGGCCCCAGCGGTGTCGTCGTCAGCGACCACGCGGGCGGTCTCGACGCGATCGCCCAGGCGCGCCGGCAGATCCGCAAGGGCAGCAAGCTGATCTTCTCCGGCGGCTTCGACGCGTCGATCTGCCCCTGGGGCTGGGTCGCGCAGATCGCCGGCGGCCGGCTGTCCACCAGCGACCAGCCGGAGCGCGCCTATCTGCCCTTCGACGCGGCGGCCGGCGGCTATGTGCCCGGCGAGGGCGGCGCGCTGCTCATCCTCGAGGACCGGCAGTCGGCCCTCGAGCGCGACGCCGAGAACGTCTACGGCGAGGTCGCCGGCTACGGGTCGACCTTCGACCCGAAGCCCGGCAGCGGCCGTGAGCCCGGGCTGCGCCGCGCCATCGAGGTGGCGCTCGCCGACGCCGGTGTCGAGGCCGGCCAGGTCGACGTGGTCTTCGCCGACGCCGCCGGCACCCCGCAGCTCGACCGCGAGGAAGCCGACGCCATCACCGCGGTGTTCGGCCCCGCCGGCGTCCCCGTCACCGCGCCCAAGACGATGATCGGCCGCCTCTACTCCGGCGCGGGCCCGGTCGACGTCGTCTCCGCGGTCCTGGCGATCCGCGAAGGCCTCATCCCGCCGACCACCAACGTGGTGCTGTCGCCCGACTACGACATCGACCTGGTGACCGGCCAGCCGCGCACCGCCTCGGTGCGTACCGCGCTGGTGCTCGCCCGGGGCTACGGCGGCTTCAACTCCGCCGTGGTGATCCGCGCCGTCGACTAG
- a CDS encoding sensor histidine kinase, which translates to MLESFVGQGFAAALQDGLSRSVSPYASAPRSGSGRRFGPLQRHDPAQQHLEGAELPDGVLLPQETGAILRLFEQRLHSALQSDRELELDTLAVRAALTACAHRILDDAGVKADGAGAESAPHGTGLPALTPELISAAGSLLTECALLHVLAGTHSTQAVARAIALIQPIGRAIRRQSAARPVPADAHRDLWHERRRLAREMHDGLGTNLSVALRRLELRAEHDEDPDGHLAAAGTCLRSALGHARDLVTGLREETVVPPLREAVESFAAQAAPDSVDVTFSATGAERLVPDSSRHQIFLAVRECLRNCFEHAAADQVTVTSRVTRRWAHVRVKDNGIGFDADGIGPDTHEGNGLRCMSERIAEIGGRITVDSRPGEGTSIDIHLPLHARP; encoded by the coding sequence ATGCTGGAATCCTTTGTGGGACAGGGGTTCGCAGCCGCCCTGCAGGACGGCCTGAGCCGGTCCGTCTCGCCGTACGCCTCCGCGCCCCGCAGCGGGTCCGGACGCCGCTTCGGTCCGCTGCAGCGCCATGACCCCGCCCAACAGCACCTGGAAGGTGCCGAGTTACCTGATGGCGTGCTGCTGCCCCAGGAGACCGGCGCGATCCTTCGTCTCTTCGAGCAGCGGCTGCACTCGGCGCTCCAGTCCGACCGTGAACTCGAACTGGACACCCTCGCGGTGCGGGCTGCGCTGACCGCCTGCGCCCACCGGATCCTCGACGACGCCGGGGTGAAGGCCGACGGCGCGGGCGCCGAATCCGCACCCCACGGAACCGGCTTGCCGGCCCTGACCCCGGAGCTGATCTCTGCGGCGGGCAGTCTGCTGACCGAGTGCGCCCTGCTGCATGTCCTCGCGGGCACGCACTCCACGCAAGCCGTCGCGCGCGCGATCGCGCTGATCCAGCCGATCGGCCGGGCCATCCGCAGACAGAGCGCCGCCCGGCCCGTGCCGGCCGACGCGCACCGCGACCTGTGGCACGAACGGCGCAGACTGGCCCGGGAGATGCACGACGGGCTCGGCACCAATCTCTCCGTGGCACTCCGCCGCCTGGAGCTCCGCGCCGAACACGACGAGGACCCCGACGGGCATCTCGCCGCCGCCGGAACCTGCCTGCGCTCGGCCCTCGGCCACGCGCGCGACCTGGTCACCGGCCTGCGCGAGGAGACCGTGGTGCCGCCACTCCGGGAGGCAGTCGAATCCTTCGCCGCGCAGGCGGCGCCCGACTCGGTCGACGTCACCTTCTCCGCCACCGGTGCCGAGCGCCTCGTGCCCGACTCCTCTCGGCACCAGATCTTCCTCGCCGTACGTGAATGCCTGCGCAACTGCTTCGAGCACGCGGCGGCCGACCAGGTCACGGTGACCAGCCGCGTCACACGCCGCTGGGCTCACGTCCGGGTGAAGGACAACGGCATCGGCTTCGACGCCGACGGCATCGGCCCGGACACGCATGAAGGCAACGGGCTGCGCTGCATGTCGGAACGCATCGCGGAGATCGGTGGGCGCATCACGGTCGACAGCAGGCCCGGAGAGGGGACCAGCATCGACATCCACCTTCCCCTCCACGCGCGGCCGTAG
- a CDS encoding response regulator transcription factor — protein sequence MGQDPYVPAAEPAARPRREALRILVVENEARAADSLVLGLRRHGYQAESVATGAKALQVHRSADLILLDLDLPDLDGLEVCRSVRATCETPIIAVTARDSELDRVLGLQAGADDYMVKPYGFRELMARMEAIMRRVRPPQPLEQVIMRGPLRIDAGTREIRLDGRSVEVTRKEFDLLHLLASQPETVISRKQLMTQVWDDSWSRPGRTIDTHVSSLRNKLGASSWVITVRGVGFRLGHP from the coding sequence GTGGGGCAGGATCCCTACGTACCAGCGGCGGAACCCGCCGCCCGTCCCCGTCGGGAGGCGCTGCGGATCCTCGTGGTGGAGAACGAGGCCCGAGCCGCCGACTCCTTGGTGCTCGGCCTGCGCCGACACGGATACCAGGCCGAGAGTGTCGCCACCGGCGCCAAGGCGCTGCAGGTGCACCGGAGTGCCGACCTGATCCTGCTCGACCTCGATCTGCCCGACCTGGACGGTCTCGAGGTGTGCCGCAGCGTCCGGGCCACCTGCGAAACCCCGATCATCGCCGTCACCGCGCGCGACTCCGAACTCGACCGGGTGCTGGGCCTGCAGGCCGGAGCGGACGACTACATGGTCAAGCCCTACGGCTTCCGTGAGCTGATGGCCCGGATGGAAGCGATCATGCGCAGGGTCAGGCCGCCGCAGCCCCTTGAACAGGTCATCATGCGCGGTCCGCTGAGGATCGACGCCGGTACGCGCGAGATCCGCCTCGACGGCCGGTCCGTCGAGGTGACACGCAAGGAGTTCGACCTGCTGCACCTGCTGGCCTCCCAGCCCGAAACGGTCATCTCACGCAAGCAGTTGATGACCCAGGTCTGGGACGACTCCTGGTCGCGGCCGGGGCGCACCATCGACACGCACGTCAGCAGCCTGCGCAACAAGCTGGGAGCCAGCAGCTGGGTCATCACCGTACGAGGGGTCGGCTTCCGGCTCGGCCATCCCTGA
- a CDS encoding helix-turn-helix domain-containing protein — protein MIHGTIRTARGTTVCAGAECRRRESAGRARRLAVTGTRLCPTCRERLFQELGRLPALYEECARRIDGSSNGTREKTSGGALPGMPLNTAALEVRSSILAVLSSWAGVVAEQRRVPGPRRTVPLLTAFLRRHADWLTTHEAAGDLSLEVARLARGAWRVIDPGPQRRVTIGDCVEHGCPGGLTAVVRPDRPAVPAEISCDASPEHHWLGHQWLQLSRRLSARTALTTRGEDAGGAQADRRETGEPEAQPVTWFTAADVARLWSIPSGTVYRHASQQKWRRHSKQGRTYYHHADVLRTLNALRRSP, from the coding sequence GTGATCCACGGAACGATCCGAACGGCCAGGGGGACCACGGTGTGCGCGGGCGCGGAGTGCCGGCGCCGCGAGTCCGCGGGGCGGGCCAGGCGCCTCGCCGTCACCGGCACCCGGCTGTGCCCGACCTGCCGGGAACGCCTCTTCCAGGAGCTCGGACGACTGCCCGCCCTGTACGAGGAGTGCGCGCGGCGGATCGACGGCAGCTCGAACGGCACGCGGGAGAAGACCTCGGGTGGCGCGCTGCCGGGCATGCCCCTCAACACCGCGGCCCTGGAGGTCCGTTCGTCCATTCTCGCGGTGCTGTCCTCATGGGCCGGCGTGGTCGCCGAACAGCGCCGCGTTCCCGGGCCGCGGCGCACGGTCCCGCTGCTCACCGCGTTTCTGCGGCGGCACGCCGACTGGCTCACCACCCATGAGGCGGCGGGCGATCTCTCCCTGGAGGTCGCCCGGTTGGCGCGCGGCGCCTGGCGGGTGATCGACCCCGGCCCGCAGCGCCGCGTGACCATCGGCGACTGCGTGGAGCACGGCTGCCCCGGCGGCCTCACCGCCGTGGTCCGCCCGGACCGTCCGGCGGTGCCGGCCGAGATCAGCTGTGACGCCTCCCCGGAACACCACTGGCTCGGCCACCAGTGGCTGCAGTTGAGCCGTCGGCTCAGCGCCCGTACGGCCCTGACCACCCGCGGGGAGGACGCCGGCGGGGCACAGGCCGACCGGCGCGAGACGGGCGAGCCCGAGGCTCAGCCGGTGACCTGGTTCACCGCGGCCGATGTCGCCCGGCTGTGGAGCATCCCGTCGGGCACGGTCTACCGCCACGCGAGCCAGCAGAAGTGGCGCCGCCACAGCAAGCAGGGCCGCACCTACTACCACCACGCCGACGTGCTGCGGACGCTCAACGCCCTGCGCCGCTCGCCCTGA
- a CDS encoding TetR/AcrR family transcriptional regulator, with amino-acid sequence MATPQATIARVQAGPAEERQAVVRAARTVFAREGWTHTTVEAIAVEAGLEQAMVEHYFKDKEQLLLSVLLDSAASVAAALTVVAEEHLGQVTDLERDLTALGHAWLTPLTAFPEHFAIVRHLSAEVTRLPAGVLEMWQTAGPRQAQRELARRLALIAVEGLLDIADADHAAGRFIQLVAGQVVQRSFHGALPLADFETDALIADGVADFIRLFSPASVR; translated from the coding sequence ATGGCAACGCCGCAGGCAACGATCGCGCGGGTCCAGGCCGGTCCGGCGGAGGAGCGCCAGGCCGTCGTACGGGCGGCGCGCACCGTCTTCGCCCGGGAGGGCTGGACCCACACCACCGTCGAGGCCATCGCCGTCGAGGCCGGCCTCGAACAGGCCATGGTCGAGCACTACTTCAAGGACAAGGAGCAGCTGCTGCTCTCCGTCCTGCTGGACAGCGCCGCCTCCGTCGCCGCAGCGCTGACGGTCGTCGCCGAGGAGCACCTGGGCCAGGTCACCGACCTGGAGCGGGACCTCACCGCCCTGGGCCACGCCTGGCTGACACCGCTCACCGCCTTCCCCGAGCACTTCGCCATCGTGCGGCACCTCAGCGCCGAGGTGACCAGGCTGCCGGCCGGAGTGCTGGAGATGTGGCAGACCGCGGGACCTCGCCAGGCCCAGCGTGAACTGGCCCGCCGACTCGCGCTCATCGCCGTCGAAGGACTCCTCGACATCGCCGACGCCGACCACGCCGCCGGCCGCTTCATCCAGCTGGTCGCCGGTCAGGTCGTACAGCGGTCGTTCCATGGCGCGCTCCCGCTCGCGGACTTCGAAACCGACGCGCTGATCGCCGACGGGGTGGCGGACTTCATCCGCCTCTTCAGCCCCGCATCCGTCCGCTGA
- a CDS encoding FAD-dependent monooxygenase, with translation MDAAVIVVGAGPAGMMLAGELRLAGVDVVVLERLAQRTGESRGLGFTARTMEVFDQRGILPRFGDVETSNQGHFGGLPIDFGVLEGALQAAKTVPQSVTETHLEQWAGSLGADIRRSHEVLSLTDDGDGVTVEVRGPEGEHTLRAAYVVGCDGGRSLVRKAAGFDFPGTPATMEMYLADIKGIELAPRMIGETLPGGMVMVGPLPGGITRIIVCERGTPPRRRETPPSFEEVADAWKRLTGDDISHAEPVWVSAFGNATRQVTEYRRGRVILAGDSAHIHLPAGGQGMNTSIQDAVNLGWKLGAVVNGTAPQDLLDTYHSERHAVGKRLLMNTQAQGLLFLSGPEVQPLRDVLGELIKYEEVAKHLAAMVSGLEITYDVGTGSHPLLGKRMPHLELLTGSGRTTSSTELLHSARGVLLDLTDNPRLRARAGAWSDRLDIVTATPGAGSAAAELEGTTAVLVRPDGYVAWAAPGSHHDLPMAIERWFGKPSAA, from the coding sequence ATGGACGCAGCAGTGATTGTCGTGGGCGCGGGCCCCGCCGGAATGATGCTGGCGGGCGAACTGCGGCTCGCGGGAGTCGATGTCGTCGTCCTGGAGCGCCTCGCGCAGCGCACCGGGGAGTCCCGGGGGCTCGGCTTCACCGCCCGCACCATGGAGGTCTTCGACCAGCGGGGCATCCTGCCGCGCTTCGGTGACGTCGAGACCAGCAACCAGGGGCACTTCGGCGGTCTGCCGATCGACTTCGGTGTCCTCGAAGGCGCCTTGCAGGCGGCCAAGACGGTCCCGCAGTCCGTCACCGAGACGCACCTGGAGCAGTGGGCCGGCAGCCTCGGCGCCGACATCCGGCGCAGCCACGAGGTGCTCTCGCTGACCGACGACGGCGACGGCGTCACGGTCGAGGTGCGCGGCCCCGAGGGCGAACACACCCTGCGCGCCGCCTACGTGGTGGGATGCGACGGCGGACGCAGCCTGGTGCGCAAGGCCGCGGGCTTCGACTTCCCCGGCACCCCCGCCACGATGGAGATGTACCTCGCCGACATCAAGGGCATCGAGCTCGCGCCCCGCATGATCGGCGAGACACTGCCCGGCGGCATGGTCATGGTCGGCCCGCTGCCCGGCGGCATCACCCGCATCATCGTCTGCGAGCGCGGCACCCCGCCGCGGCGGCGCGAGACCCCGCCCTCCTTCGAGGAGGTCGCCGACGCCTGGAAGCGGCTCACCGGGGACGACATCTCGCACGCCGAGCCGGTCTGGGTCAGCGCCTTCGGCAACGCGACCCGCCAGGTCACCGAATACCGTCGCGGCCGCGTCATCCTGGCAGGCGACTCCGCGCACATCCACCTGCCCGCCGGCGGGCAGGGCATGAACACCAGCATCCAGGACGCCGTGAACCTCGGCTGGAAGCTCGGCGCCGTGGTCAACGGCACCGCGCCGCAGGACCTGCTGGACACCTACCACAGCGAGCGGCACGCGGTCGGCAAGCGGCTCCTGATGAACACCCAGGCCCAGGGCCTGCTGTTCCTCAGCGGACCCGAAGTGCAGCCGCTGCGCGACGTACTGGGCGAGCTCATCAAGTACGAAGAGGTCGCCAAGCACCTCGCCGCCATGGTGAGCGGTCTGGAGATCACGTACGACGTCGGCACCGGCAGCCACCCGCTGCTCGGCAAGCGCATGCCCCACCTGGAGCTGCTGACCGGCTCGGGCCGCACGACCTCCAGCACCGAACTGCTGCACTCCGCTCGCGGTGTGCTGCTCGACCTCACGGACAACCCCCGCCTTCGCGCACGCGCCGGGGCCTGGTCCGACCGTCTCGACATCGTCACCGCCACCCCGGGCGCCGGCTCCGCGGCCGCCGAGCTCGAGGGCACCACGGCCGTGCTCGTACGCCCCGACGGCTACGTCGCCTGGGCCGCCCCCGGCAGCCACCACGACCTGCCGATGGCGATCGAGCGCTGGTTCGGCAAGCCGTCGGCCGCCTGA
- the fabG gene encoding 3-oxoacyl-ACP reductase FabG produces the protein MSQQDKRVALVTGATSGIGLAVARLLATQNHRVFIGARNAENVAETVKQLQSEGLDVDGTTLDVRSTADARAFVQAAVDRFGTVDVLVNNAGRSGGGVTADIDDELWNDVIDTNLNSVFRLTREVLTTGGLRDKDRGRIINIASTAGKQGVVLGAPYSASKHGVVGFTKALGNELAPTGITVNAVCPGYVETPMAQRVRQGYAAAYDATEEAILEKFQSKIPLGRYSTPEEVAGLVGYLASDTAASITSQALNVCGGLGNF, from the coding sequence ATGTCGCAGCAGGACAAGCGGGTCGCCCTCGTCACCGGTGCCACCAGCGGAATCGGGCTCGCCGTCGCCCGCCTCCTGGCCACCCAGAACCACCGGGTGTTCATCGGCGCGCGCAACGCCGAGAACGTCGCCGAGACCGTCAAGCAGCTCCAGAGCGAGGGCCTCGACGTCGACGGCACCACCCTGGACGTCCGCTCCACCGCCGACGCCCGGGCCTTCGTCCAGGCCGCCGTCGACCGCTTCGGCACCGTCGACGTCCTCGTCAACAACGCCGGACGCAGCGGTGGCGGCGTCACCGCGGACATCGACGACGAGCTGTGGAACGACGTCATCGACACGAACCTCAACAGTGTCTTCCGGCTGACCCGCGAGGTGCTCACCACCGGCGGTCTGCGCGACAAGGACCGCGGTCGCATCATCAACATCGCCTCCACCGCCGGCAAGCAGGGCGTCGTGCTCGGCGCCCCCTACTCGGCCTCCAAGCACGGTGTCGTCGGCTTCACCAAGGCCCTCGGCAACGAGCTGGCCCCGACCGGCATCACCGTGAACGCGGTCTGCCCCGGCTACGTCGAGACGCCCATGGCGCAGCGTGTCCGCCAGGGCTACGCGGCCGCGTACGACGCCACCGAGGAGGCCATCCTCGAGAAGTTCCAGTCGAAGATCCCGCTGGGCCGCTACTCGACGCCCGAGGAGGTCGCCGGCCTGGTGGGCTACCTGGCCTCCGACACCGCCGCCTCCATCACCTCGCAGGCGCTCAACGTCTGCGGCGGCCTCGGCAACTTCTGA
- a CDS encoding TcmI family type II polyketide cyclase, with protein MHSTLIVARMDVESSVEVAKLFGEFDRTEMPHRMGTRRRQLFSYKGLYFHLQDFDGENGGELIEDAKTDPRFVQISQDLKPFIEAYDPATWRSPADAMATRFYNWTAAQ; from the coding sequence ATGCACAGCACCCTGATCGTGGCCCGGATGGACGTGGAGTCCAGCGTCGAGGTCGCCAAGCTCTTCGGCGAGTTCGACCGGACCGAGATGCCGCACCGCATGGGTACCCGGCGCCGCCAGCTGTTCTCGTACAAGGGCCTGTACTTCCACCTGCAGGACTTCGACGGCGAGAACGGCGGCGAGCTGATCGAGGACGCCAAGACCGACCCGCGGTTCGTCCAGATCAGCCAGGACCTCAAGCCGTTCATCGAGGCATACGACCCGGCGACCTGGCGGTCCCCGGCCGATGCCATGGCCACCCGCTTCTACAACTGGACGGCAGCTCAGTGA
- a CDS encoding beta-ketoacyl-[acyl-carrier-protein] synthase family protein, producing the protein MPWPPASTTGRQLSDAGPRQHEGRPPLVGRRVVITGLGVLAPGGIGAKNFWSLLSEGRTATRGITFFDPSSFRSRVAAEADFDPALHGLTPQEIRRMDRAAQFAVVTAREALADSGLDLAGFDPHRTGVTIGSAVGATTGLDDEYRVVSNDGRLDLVDHTYAPPHLYNHFVPSSFAAEVAWAVGAEGPATVVSTGCTSGLDSVGHAVELIREGTADIMITGATDAPISPITMACFDAIKATTPRNDDPEHASRPFDGTRNGFVLGEGSAVFVLEELESAKKRGAHIYAEIAGYASRCNAFHMTGLRPDGREMSEAIDVALAEARMNPDRIDYINAHGSGTKQNDRHETAAFKLSLGEHAYRTPVSSIKSMVGHSLGAIGSIEIAASVLAMENHVVPPTANLHTPDPECDLDYVPLTAREHRTDAVLTVGSGFGGFQSAMVLARPERSQA; encoded by the coding sequence ATGCCATGGCCACCCGCTTCTACAACTGGACGGCAGCTCAGTGATGCCGGTCCGCGCCAACACGAGGGGAGGCCACCGCTAGTGGGCCGCCGGGTAGTAATCACAGGTCTTGGAGTGCTCGCGCCGGGCGGAATCGGCGCCAAGAACTTCTGGAGTCTGCTCAGCGAAGGACGCACGGCGACCCGGGGGATCACCTTCTTCGACCCCTCCTCCTTCCGCTCCAGGGTCGCGGCCGAGGCCGACTTCGACCCCGCGCTGCACGGACTGACCCCGCAGGAAATCCGCCGCATGGACCGCGCCGCCCAGTTCGCCGTGGTCACCGCACGTGAGGCGCTCGCGGACTCCGGGCTCGACCTCGCGGGATTCGACCCGCACCGCACCGGTGTCACCATCGGCAGCGCGGTCGGCGCGACCACCGGGCTCGACGACGAGTACCGCGTGGTCAGCAACGACGGCCGGCTCGACCTGGTCGACCACACCTACGCGCCGCCGCACCTGTACAACCACTTCGTACCGAGCTCCTTCGCCGCCGAAGTGGCCTGGGCCGTGGGCGCCGAGGGCCCGGCCACCGTGGTCTCCACCGGCTGCACCTCCGGTCTCGACTCGGTCGGCCACGCCGTCGAGCTGATCCGCGAGGGCACCGCCGACATCATGATCACCGGCGCGACGGACGCCCCGATCTCGCCGATCACGATGGCGTGCTTCGACGCGATCAAGGCCACCACGCCGCGCAACGACGACCCCGAGCACGCCTCGCGGCCCTTCGACGGCACCCGCAACGGCTTCGTCCTCGGCGAGGGCAGCGCCGTCTTCGTCCTCGAGGAGCTCGAGAGCGCGAAGAAGCGCGGCGCGCACATCTACGCCGAGATCGCCGGCTACGCCTCGCGCTGCAACGCCTTCCACATGACGGGCCTTCGTCCCGACGGCCGGGAGATGTCGGAGGCCATCGACGTGGCCCTCGCCGAGGCCCGGATGAACCCGGACCGGATCGACTACATCAACGCCCACGGCTCCGGCACCAAGCAGAACGACCGGCACGAGACCGCCGCGTTCAAGCTGAGCCTCGGCGAGCACGCGTACCGCACGCCGGTGAGCTCCATCAAGTCGATGGTGGGTCACTCGCTCGGCGCGATCGGCTCGATCGAGATCGCCGCGTCCGTGCTGGCGATGGAGAACCACGTGGTGCCGCCCACCGCGAACCTGCACACCCCCGACCCGGAGTGCGACCTCGACTACGTCCCGCTCACCGCGCGTGAGCACCGCACGGACGCGGTCCTGACGGTCGGCAGCGGCTTCGGCGGTTTCCAGAGCGCGATGGTGCTGGCCCGTCCCGAGAGGAGCCAGGCGTGA